From Macaca mulatta isolate MMU2019108-1 chromosome 1, T2T-MMU8v2.0, whole genome shotgun sequence, the proteins below share one genomic window:
- the FH gene encoding fumarate hydratase, mitochondrial isoform X2, with amino-acid sequence MYRALWLLARSRRLVRPPASASASAPGLSGAAVPSFWPPNAARMASQNSFRIEYDTFGELKVPNDKYYGAQTVRSTMNFKIGGVTERMPTPVIKAFGILKRAAAEVNQDYGLDPKIANAIMKAADEVAEGKLNDHFPLVVWQTGSGTQTNMNVNEVISNRAIEMLGGELGSKIPVHPNDHVNKSQSSNDTFPTAMHIAAAIEVHEVLLPGLQKLHDALDAKSKEFAQIIKIGRTHTQDAVPLTLGQEFSGYVQQVKYAVTRIKAAMPRIYELAAGGTAVGTGLNTRIGFAEKVAAKVAALTGLPFVTAPNKFEALAAHDALVELSGAMNTTACSLMKIANDIRFLGSGPRSGLGELILPENEPGSSIMPGKVNPTQCEAMTMVAAQVMGNHVAVTVGGSNGHFELNVFKPMMIKNVLHSARLLGDASVSFTENCVVGIQANTERINKLMNESLMLVTALNPHIGYDKAAKIAKTAHKNGSTLKETAIELGYLTAEQFDEWVKPKDMLGPK; translated from the exons GCTAGCCAAAATTCCTTCCGGATAGAATATGATACCTTTGGTGAACTAAAGGTGCCAAATGATAAGTATTACGGCGCGCAAACCGTGAGATCTACGATGAACTTTAAGATTGGAGGTGTGACAGAACGCATGCCA ACCCCAGTTATTAAAGCTTTTGGCATCTTGAAGCGAGCGGCTGCTGAAGTAAACCAGGATTATGGTCTTGATCCAAAGATTGCTAATGCAATCATGAAGGCAGCAGACGAG GTAGCTGAAGGTAAATTAAATGATCATTTTCCTCTCGTGGTATGGCAGACTGGATCAGGAACTCAGACAAATATGAATGTAAATGAAGTCATTAGCAATAGGGCAATTGAAATGTTAGGAGGTGAACTTGGCAGCAAGATACCTGTGCATCCCAATGATCATGTTAATAAAAGCCAG AGCTCAAATGATACTTTTCCCACAGCAATGCACATTGCTGCTGCAATAGAAGTTCATGAAGTACTGTTACCAGGACTGCAGAAGTTACATGATGCTCTTGATGCCAAATCCAAAGAGTTTGCGCAGATCATCAAGATTGGACGTACTCATACTCAGGATGCTGTTCCACTTACTCTTGGGCAG gaaTTTAGTGGTTATGTTCAACAAGTAAAATATGCAGTGACAAGAATAAAAGCTGCCATGCCAAGAATCTATGAGCTTGCAGCTGGAGGCACTGCTGTTGGTACAGGTTTAAATACTAGAATTGGCTTTGCAGAAAAGGTTGCTGCAAAAGTGGCTGCACTTACAG gctTGCCTTTTGTCACTGCTCCAAATAAATTTGAAGCTCTGGCTGCTCATGATGCTCTGGTTGAGCTCAGTGGAGCCATGAACACTACTGCCTGCAGTCTGATGAAGATAGCAAATGATATTCGTTTTCTGGGCTCTGGTCCTCGGTCAGGTCTGGGAGAACTGATCTTGCCTGAAAATGAACCAGGAAGCAGTATCATGCCAG GCAAGGTGAACCCTACTCAGTGTGAAGCAATGACCATGGTTGCAGCCCAAGTCATGGGGAACCATGTTGCTGTCACTGTCGGAGGCAGCAATGGACATTTTGAGTTGAATGTTTTCAAGCCAATGATG ATTAAAAATGTGTTACACTCAGCCAGGCTGCTGGGGGatgcttcagtttcctttacAGAAAACTGCGTGGTGGGAATCCAGGCCAATACAGAAAGGATCAACAAGCTGATGAATGAGTCTCTAATGTTGGTGACAGCTCTCAATCCTCATATAG ggtATGACAAGGCAGCAAAGATTGCTAAGACAGCACACAAAAATGGATCAACCTTAAAGGAAACTGCTATTGAACTTGGCTATCTCACAGCAGAGCAGTTTGACGAATGGGTAAAACCTAAGGACATGCTGGGTCCAAAgtga
- the FH gene encoding fumarate hydratase, mitochondrial isoform X1 — protein MYRALWLLARSRRLVRPPASASASAPGLSGAAVPSFWPPNAARMASQNSFRIEYDTFGELKVPNDKYYGAQTVRSTMNFKIGGVTERMPTPVIKAFGILKRAAAEVNQDYGLDPKIANAIMKAADEVAEGKLNDHFPLVVWQTGSGTQTNMNVNEVISNRAIEMLGGELGSKIPVHPNDHVNKSQSSNDTFPTAMHIAAAIEVHEVLLPGLQKLHDALDAKSKEFAQIIKIGRTHTQDAVPLTLGQEFSGYVQQVKYAVTRIKAAMPRIYELAAGGTAVGTGLNTRIGFAEKVAAKVAALTGYFFFSLGLPFVTAPNKFEALAAHDALVELSGAMNTTACSLMKIANDIRFLGSGPRSGLGELILPENEPGSSIMPGKVNPTQCEAMTMVAAQVMGNHVAVTVGGSNGHFELNVFKPMMIKNVLHSARLLGDASVSFTENCVVGIQANTERINKLMNESLMLVTALNPHIGYDKAAKIAKTAHKNGSTLKETAIELGYLTAEQFDEWVKPKDMLGPK, from the exons GCTAGCCAAAATTCCTTCCGGATAGAATATGATACCTTTGGTGAACTAAAGGTGCCAAATGATAAGTATTACGGCGCGCAAACCGTGAGATCTACGATGAACTTTAAGATTGGAGGTGTGACAGAACGCATGCCA ACCCCAGTTATTAAAGCTTTTGGCATCTTGAAGCGAGCGGCTGCTGAAGTAAACCAGGATTATGGTCTTGATCCAAAGATTGCTAATGCAATCATGAAGGCAGCAGACGAG GTAGCTGAAGGTAAATTAAATGATCATTTTCCTCTCGTGGTATGGCAGACTGGATCAGGAACTCAGACAAATATGAATGTAAATGAAGTCATTAGCAATAGGGCAATTGAAATGTTAGGAGGTGAACTTGGCAGCAAGATACCTGTGCATCCCAATGATCATGTTAATAAAAGCCAG AGCTCAAATGATACTTTTCCCACAGCAATGCACATTGCTGCTGCAATAGAAGTTCATGAAGTACTGTTACCAGGACTGCAGAAGTTACATGATGCTCTTGATGCCAAATCCAAAGAGTTTGCGCAGATCATCAAGATTGGACGTACTCATACTCAGGATGCTGTTCCACTTACTCTTGGGCAG gaaTTTAGTGGTTATGTTCAACAAGTAAAATATGCAGTGACAAGAATAAAAGCTGCCATGCCAAGAATCTATGAGCTTGCAGCTGGAGGCACTGCTGTTGGTACAGGTTTAAATACTAGAATTGGCTTTGCAGAAAAGGTTGCTGCAAAAGTGGCTGCACTTACAG gatattttttcttttctttaggctTGCCTTTTGTCACTGCTCCAAATAAATTTGAAGCTCTGGCTGCTCATGATGCTCTGGTTGAGCTCAGTGGAGCCATGAACACTACTGCCTGCAGTCTGATGAAGATAGCAAATGATATTCGTTTTCTGGGCTCTGGTCCTCGGTCAGGTCTGGGAGAACTGATCTTGCCTGAAAATGAACCAGGAAGCAGTATCATGCCAG GCAAGGTGAACCCTACTCAGTGTGAAGCAATGACCATGGTTGCAGCCCAAGTCATGGGGAACCATGTTGCTGTCACTGTCGGAGGCAGCAATGGACATTTTGAGTTGAATGTTTTCAAGCCAATGATG ATTAAAAATGTGTTACACTCAGCCAGGCTGCTGGGGGatgcttcagtttcctttacAGAAAACTGCGTGGTGGGAATCCAGGCCAATACAGAAAGGATCAACAAGCTGATGAATGAGTCTCTAATGTTGGTGACAGCTCTCAATCCTCATATAG ggtATGACAAGGCAGCAAAGATTGCTAAGACAGCACACAAAAATGGATCAACCTTAAAGGAAACTGCTATTGAACTTGGCTATCTCACAGCAGAGCAGTTTGACGAATGGGTAAAACCTAAGGACATGCTGGGTCCAAAgtga